Proteins co-encoded in one Aspergillus luchuensis IFO 4308 DNA, chromosome 6, nearly complete sequence genomic window:
- the GPD1_2 gene encoding glycerol-3-phosphate dehydrogenase family protein (COG:C;~EggNog:ENOG410PHMP;~InterPro:IPR006109,IPR006168,IPR017751,IPR036291, IPR011128,IPR008927,IPR013328;~PFAM:PF01210,PF07479;~go_component: GO:0009331 - glycerol-3-phosphate dehydrogenase complex [Evidence IEA];~go_function: GO:0004367 - glycerol-3-phosphate dehydrogenase [NAD+] activity [Evidence IEA];~go_function: GO:0016491 - oxidoreductase activity [Evidence IEA];~go_function: GO:0016616 - oxidoreductase activity, acting on the CH-OH group of donors, NAD or NADP as acceptor [Evidence IEA];~go_function: GO:0042803 - protein homodimerization activity [Evidence IEA];~go_function: GO:0051287 - NAD binding [Evidence IEA];~go_process: GO:0005975 - carbohydrate metabolic process [Evidence IEA];~go_process: GO:0006072 - glycerol-3-phosphate metabolic process [Evidence IEA];~go_process: GO:0046168 - glycerol-3-phosphate catabolic process [Evidence IEA];~go_process: GO:0055114 - oxidation-reduction process [Evidence IEA]), which yields MPEHTRKHTVAVVGSGNWGSTISKIIAENTKEHPELFESKVRMWVFEEEFEVPESSRHHKRLGGQKRKLTEVINEVHENVKYLPDIALPDNVVADPDLKSAVKNATLLIFNLPHQFIGKTLDGVVGYHLPYARGISCIKGVDVSDGTVTLHSELIMERLGIYCGALSGANIAPEVAAEKFCETTIGYDTPPMDADERNGSPKDNLIKIDEQRQHKTKPTHVKLHPVPKELPAVDAELWETLFARPYFHVNHVRDVAGVALGGALKNIVALASGFVAGKGWGENAKAAIMRVGILEMIKFGRTWFPKSVDERTFTEESAGLADVISSCSGGRNFRSACHAVEQGVSVNEIEQKELNGQKLQGTSTAYAVYDFLSKHDQLKEFPLFVAVHDILEGKSTVDDLPALLDGKKKKKKSA from the exons ATGCCTGAGCACACACGGAAGCACACGGTGGCCGTGGTCGGTTCCGGTAACTG GGgatccaccatctccaagaTTATCGCAGAAAATACCAAGGAACATCCCGAGCTTTTCGAGTCGAAGGTGCGTATGTGGGTGTTTGAGGAGGAATTCGAAGTTCCGGAATCCTCCAGACACCACAAGAGACTGGGCGGCCAGAAGCGCAAATTGACCGAGGTCATCAATGAGGTCCACGAGAACGTCAAGTACCTGCCGGATATCGCCCTCCCTGATAATGTCGTAGCCGACCCAGACCTCAAGTCGGCCGTCAAGAATGCTACCTtactcatcttcaacctccCCCATCAGTTTATCGGCAAGACCCTCGACGGTGTTGTGGGGTACCATCTCCCCTATGCAAGAGGTATCTCTTGCATCAAGGGCGTCGATGTGTCAGACGGAACCGTGACTCTCCACTCCGAACTTATCATGGAGCGACTCGGTATCTACTGCGGTGCCTTGTCCGGCGCCAACATTGCTCCAGAGGTGGCCGCGGAGAAGTTTTGTGAGACGACCATCGGTTACGACACCCCTCCGATGGATGCGGATGAGCGTAATGGGTCGCCGAAGGATAACTTGATCAAGATTGATGAGCAACGGCAACATAAGACCAAACCCACGCATGTCAAGCTACACCCGGTACCAAAGGAGCTCCCTGCAGTCGATGCCGAGCTGTGGGAGACTCTGTTTGCCCGCCCATATTTCCATGTCAATCACGTTCGCGACGTTGCCGGGGTGGCTCTAGGAGGTGCACTGAAAAACATTGTAGCTTTAGCATCGGGGTTTGTTGCAGGAAAGGGCTGGGGAGAAAATGCCAAGGCAGCAATTATGCGTGTCGGCATCCTGGAGATGATTAAGTTTGGTCGGACGTGGTTTCCCAAGTCTGTGGATGAGAGGACCTTTACTGAGGAGAGCGCGGGTCTAGCGGACGTGATTTCCTCGTGTAGCGGTGGACGGAACTTCCGGTCAGCCTGTCATGCAGTCGAGCAGGGGGTCAGCGTCAATGAAATTGAACAGAAGGAGCTCAACGGCCAGAAGTTGCAGGGGACTTCGACGGCTTACGCTGTTTATGACTTTCTCTCGAAGCATGACCAGTTAAAGGAATTTCCGTTGTTTGTTGCGGTTCATG ATATTCTCGAAGGAAAGTCTACTGTTGATGACCTCCCGGCACTGCtagatgggaagaagaaaaagaagaagagcgccTGA
- a CDS encoding Con-6 family protein (COG:S;~EggNog:ENOG410PSXE;~InterPro:IPR018824;~PFAM:PF10346), which produces MSSTEDRLNALRGYKATLNNPNTSDEAKQNAQAMIEQLGGDQPREELYNLRGDATKDPNRVAGGLKAAQSNPGVSQQGKKAAGQKLGQLSGEAPEE; this is translated from the exons aTGTCCTCCACCGAAGACAGACTCAACGCTCTGCGTGGCTATAAAGC TACCCTGAATAATCCTAATACCTCCGACGAGGCGAAGCAGAATGCTCAGGCCATGATCGAGCAACTCGGCGGAGATCAGCCCCGGGAGGAACTCTACAACCTCCGCGGCGACGCTACCAAGGACCCTAACCGCGTGGCTGGTGGCTTAAAGGC AGCTCAAAGCAACCCTGGAGTCTCGCAACAGGGAAAGAAGGCAGCGGGCCAGAAACTGGGACAGCTTTCGGGTGAAGCTCCTGAAGAGTAA
- a CDS encoding chitin binding peritrophin-A domain-containing protein (COG:S;~EggNog:ENOG410Q1AF;~InterPro:IPR036508,IPR002557;~PFAM:PF01607;~SECRETED:SignalP(1-22);~go_component: GO:0005576 - extracellular region [Evidence IEA];~go_function: GO:0008061 - chitin binding [Evidence IEA]) — protein MRFTYQALAVFISSLLVNSAAAHACESSAVWPDPANCHKFYQCNPGTEPAHKECGAGTAFNPKISACDYEQNVPSCFKDPHHPRPFHA, from the coding sequence ATGCGCTTCACCTACCAAGCTCTCGCTGTCTTCATCAGCTCCCTCCTGGTCAACAGCGCCGCCGCCCACGCTTGCGAGAGCAGCGCTGTCTGGCCCGATCCCGCCAACTGCCACAAATTCTACCAGTGCAACCCTGGCACTGAGCCCGCCCACAAGGAGTGCGGTGCTGGCACTGCCTTCAACCCCAAGATCAGCGCATGCGACTACGAGCAGAACGTTCCTTCTTGCTTCAAGGacccccaccaccctcgCCCTTTCCACGCCTAG
- a CDS encoding uncharacterized protein (COG:C;~EggNog:ENOG410Q17Z;~InterPro:IPR036188,IPR023753;~PFAM:PF07992,PF00070;~TransMembrane:1 (o12-34i);~go_function: GO:0016491 - oxidoreductase activity [Evidence IEA];~go_process: GO:0055114 - oxidation-reduction process [Evidence IEA]), which produces MFLPSDRLVPSWISYIFITASIALIISSIAPKIIQHRSENSNTMAASSLKNVIVVGGSYVGKGVAQELARVVPSTHRVLLIEPHSHFHHLFAFPRFAVLSGHEQKAFIPYSRLYSSTPNATQHAVVQARVLSVQPQHVNLDRDWQGLKQIPFEYLVVATGTRLAQPAAMSDDDKPSSVLYLQKHQADVKKAKSVVIVGGGAVGVQMATDMKELYPEKEITVVQSRDQLMPQFHRGLHEIVKKRFEELGINLVTGARIIVPESGFPNNGTPFTVQLNNGTELSTEFVILATGQKPNNDLIKSLPASSPDSLINPDNGFIRIRPTMQFQDPKYPNLFALGDIADTGLRKAARPGGPQAAAVAKNIQAMIEGKKPEEAFPPFPMAIHITLGLKYNIVFRNPNPAEGQNEPVVKESWDSQEDMGVDRWWQRMGFEESGAPQYHL; this is translated from the exons ATGTTTCTACCTTCAGACAGACTTGTACCTTCGTGGAtttcatatatattcatCACTGCAAGCATAGCATTGATTATCTCGTCTATCGCACCTAAAATAATCCAACATCGCTCTGAAAATTCCAACACCATGGCCGCATCTTCTTTGAAGAACGTCATCGTCGTGGGCGGTTCCTATGTTGGAAAG GGAGTCGCACAAGAGCTTGCGCGGGTCGTTCCCAGCACACATAGA GTCCTCCTAATCGAACCCCACAGTCACTTCCACCATCTTTTCGCATTC CCCCGATTCGCCGTCCTCTCCGGCCACGAACAAAAAGCCTTCATCCCCTACTCCCGCCTctactcctccacccccaatgcCACACAACATGCAGTCGTCCAGGCGCGCGTTCTCTCCGTACAACCCCAACACGTCAACCTCGACCGTGACTGGCAAGGCCTGAAGCAGATCCCATTCGAGTACCTCGTTGTCGCAACAGGCACGCGTCTCGCCCAACCCGCAGCCATGAGCGACGACGACAAAccctcctccgtcctctACCTCCAGAAACACCAAGCAGACGTCAAGAAAGCCAAGTCTGTAGtaattgttggtggtggagctGTCGGTGTGCAGATGGCCACCGACATGAAGGAGCTGTACCCGGAGAAGGAAATCACCGTGGTGCAATCGCGCGATCAGTTGATGCCTCAATTCCACCGCGGTCTTCACGAGATCGTGAAGAAGCGCTTCGAAGAGCTCGGTATCAA CCTGGTCACCGGCGCCCGCATCATCGTCCCCGAATCCGGCTTCCCTAACAACGGCACCCCCTTCACCGTCCAATTGAACAACGGCACTGAACTCTCAACTGAGTTCGTCATTCTCGCCACGGGCCAAAAACCCAACAACGACCTTATCAAGTCTCTTCCCGCTTCTTCCCCCGACTCTCTCATAAACCCCGATAACGGCTTCATCCGTATCCGTCCCACCATGCAGTTCCAGGACCCGAAGTACCCGAACCTCTTTGCGCTGGGCGATATCGCTGATACTGGCTTGCGCAAGGCCGCAAGACCCGGTGGTCCCCAGGCTGCGGCTGTGGCGAAGAATATCCAGGCGATGATcgaggggaagaagcccgaggaggCGTTCCCGCCGTTCCCGATGGCTATCCATATTACGTTGGGATTG AAATACAACATTGTGTTCCGGAATCCTAACCCCGCTGAGGGACAGAATGAGCCTGTTGTTAAGGAGTCTTGGGA CTCGCAAGAAGACATGGGTGTTGATCGGTGGTGGCAGCGTATGGGATTTGAGGAAAGCGGCGCCCCTCAATACCATTTGTAA
- a CDS encoding Zn(II)2Cys6 transcription factor (COG:S;~EggNog:ENOG410QDYX;~InterPro:IPR036864,IPR021858,IPR001138;~PFAM:PF00172,PF11951;~go_function: GO:0000981 - DNA-binding transcription factor activity, RNA polymerase II-specific [Evidence IEA];~go_function: GO:0008270 - zinc ion binding [Evidence IEA];~go_process: GO:0006355 - regulation of transcription, DNA-templated [Evidence IEA]), which produces MLLDSPGASETTTSPASTRKRAGGRRSRTGCRTCRARHKKCDETPGACTNCTSTGRTCDGYEFHRLPREVRRPRKAVVGITVPGSLTHGIHWVMNADEQRSFAYFQHRSMPAFLGWFDSSLWQTLVLQLSHAEPAVYHAAVALSAVHQDAEKKGMPLAREDLDNTWHRFALEQAGRSIALLNARRTSQDPCLREVTLLCCLLFTLFELLRGRYDDAFRHLHGGMHILKSLGAHRQRDSAAMSKPPVEWCLVEAFAHLDVQSSQFGVGGPIWFTDEQDHIQLGNGKTPVFQTLAEARQAFDRVMGTVLEFTAKASGSTHSQIASDYETLYKKQPNLRLQLDTFAQAFNTFRTKYSPQLSPKEQRGADIIYLHQRAATLTLQTCLLDGNEPILDQYTPEFENILFLVNTIMHAFPERPSVCFDMGIIPPLTLVATGCRDYSVRWRAIEMLRSWPHREGTWDSNLCAQLAVHTMRVEAMNNFNVDVNGRVRGGRNEPSLRSIFLTVEDDQRHARVSYFLGDVKHEVRIMLEEDIHPS; this is translated from the exons ATGCTCCTCGATTCCCCAGGTGCATCCGAAActacaacatccccagcatCCACCCGCAAGAGAgctgggggaagaagatccaggaCTGGGTGTCGTACCTGTCG AGCCCGTCATAAGAAATGCGACGAAACCCCCGGCGCCTGCACCAATTGCACATCTACGGGTCGAACCTGCGACGGATATGAGTTCCACCGGCTACCCCGCGAGGTGCGGAGACCCAGAAAAGCGGTGGTGGGGATCACAGTGCCGGGTTCACTCACCCACGGGATCCATTGGGTGATGAATGCCGACGAGCAACGATCATTCGCTTATTTCCAACATCGATCCATGCCCGCATTTCTAGGATGGTTCGACTCTTCACTCTGGCAAACACTCGTCCTCCAGTTGAGTCACGCCGAACCCGCGGTATACCATGCGGCTGTCGCGTTGAGCGCCGTCCACCAGGATGCCGAGAAGAAAGGCATGCCGCTTGCTAGGGAGGACTTGGACAATACTTGGCATCGCTTCGCTTTGGAACAGGCGGGGCGCTCCATTGCCTTGCTCAATGCGCGACGGACATCGCAGGATCCCTGTCTGAGAGAGGTCACGCTGCTGTGCTGCTTGCTTTTCACATTGTTTGAATTGCTGCGCGGCCGGTATGATGACGCTTTTAGACATCTGCATGGTGGTATGCACATCTTGAAAAGCCTAGGCGCCCACAGACAGCGTGACTCGGCGGCAATGTCCAAGCCCCCAGTGGAGTGGTGTCTTGTCGAGGCATTTGCGCACTTGGAcgtccagtccagtcaaTTCGGTGTCGGAGGACCGATCTGGTTTACCGATGAGCAGGACCATATTCAACTGGGGAATGGGAAGACACCCGTCTTTCAGACTCTCGCGGAGGCGCGTCAAGCTTTCGACCGCGTGATGGGCACCGTCCTAGAATTCACAGCGAAGGCGTCCGGCTCCACCCACAGCCAAATCGCCTCGGACTACGAAACACTCTACAAGAAGCAACCCAACCTTCGTCTCCAACTCGATACATTCGCCCAAGCATTCAATACATTTCGAACGAAATACTCACCCCAACTTAGCCCAAAAGAACAACGAGGAGCGGACATAATCTACCTCCACCAGCGCGCCGCAACCCTCACCCTTCAAACCTGCCTATTAGACGGAAACGAACCAATCCTTGATCAATACACGCCCGAATTCGAGAACATCCTATTTCTAGTGAATACAATCATGCACGCATTCCCAGAACGGCCAAGCGTCTGCTTCGACATGGGCATTATCCCACCTTTGACTCTCGTGGCAACCGGCTGTCGTGACTACAGTGTGCGGTGGCGCGCTATTGAGATGCTTCGGTCGTGGCCTCATCGCGAAGGGACCTGGGATTCGAATTTGTGTGCGCAGTTGGCGGTTCATACTATGAGAGTGGAGGCGATGAATAATTTCAACGTGGATGTCAATGGACGGGTAAGGGGTGGTCGTAATGAGCCATCCTTGCGAAGTATTTTCTTGAcggttgaagatgatcagCGCCATGCGCGCGTTTCATACTTTCTTGGAGATGTGAAGCACGAAGTTCGCATTATGCTGGAGGAAGATATACATCCATCTTAG
- a CDS encoding uncharacterized protein (COG:Q;~EggNog:ENOG410PVV6;~InterPro:IPR015168;~PFAM:PF09084) has translation MPVPFSFAAPCYDRMVPLATGEVRPAGLDLNFVEVQHPRDVFDRMVRNGEFDASELSSSEFITRHAAGDRTFTAIPAFPLRTFRHGYIVVNTDRIKSPGDLSGKRIGVQLYTMTAAVWIRGLLMHEYGVDLSSITWIEGRMDAPGAHGKPSVLIRREGDKPLANIEKNNSGKSLNQLLADGEIDATIGAEVPSCLWDNEKAPHIQRLFPNYKEAEKEYYRKTGIFPIMHLVAIRREVYDQHKWIATSLFQALNESKELVRKRTYMPGMIRCMLPWLREALEETVEVFGEDCWPYGIEKNRKTLEALVQYLYEQGMIEWAVPVEELFAPVQEAPFIIH, from the coding sequence ATGCCCGTTCCATTCTCCTTTGCTGCCCCCTGCTATGACCGCATGGTCCCGCTCGCGACCGGTGAGGTCCGCCCCGCGGGGCTCGATCTGAACTTTGTCGAAGTCCAGCATCCCCGCGACGTGTTTGACCGCATGGTCCGAAATGGCGAGTTCGACGCCTCCGAGCTCTCAAGTAGCGAATTCATCACCCGCCATGCCGCCGGCGATCGGACCTTTACTGCTATCCCGGCCTTTCCGCTCCGTACTTTCCGTCATGGATACATCGTCGTCAACACTGACCGCATCAAGTCACCTGGAGACTTGTCGGGGAAGCGCATTGGCGTGCAATTATACACTATGACCGCTGCCGTCTGGATCCGTGGACTTTTAATGCACGAGTACGGCGTAGATCTGTCGAGCATTACCTGGATTGAGGGGCGGATGGACGCGCCCGGGGCTCATGGCAAGCCATCTGTCCTGATTCGGAGGGAAGGGGACAAGCCACTGGCCAACATTGAAAAGAACAACAGCGGGAAATCCCTGAACCAACTGCTAGCGGATGGTGAGATCGATGCGACCATCGGAGCAGAGGTTCCATCTTGTCTCTGGGACAATGAAAAAGCCCCTCATATTCAGCGCCTGTTTCCTAATTAcaaggaggctgagaaggagtATTACCGAAAAACGGGCATCTTTCCGATCATGCATCTGGTCGCTATCCGAAGGGAAGTGTACGATCAGCACAAGTGGATCGCTACGAGCTTGTTCCAGGCGCTGAATGAGTCGAAGGAGTTGGTTCGCAAGAGAACCTACATGCCTGGTATGATCCGCTGTATGTTGCCGTGGCTGCGGGAGGCACTGGAAGAGACCGTCGAGGTGTTCGGGGAGGATTGCTGGCCCTATGGAATTGAGAAAAACCGCAAGACTTTGGAGGCGCTGGTGCAGTACCTGTATGAGCAGGGGATGATTGAATGGGCGGTTCCCGTCGAGGAGCTGTTTGCGCCGGTTCAGGAGGCGCCGTTTATAATTCATTAG
- a CDS encoding Zn(II)2Cys6 transcription factor domain-containing protein (COG:S;~EggNog:ENOG410QDYX;~InterPro:IPR036864,IPR021858,IPR001138;~PFAM:PF00172;~TransMembrane:1 (i153-171o);~go_function: GO:0000981 - DNA-binding transcription factor activity, RNA polymerase II-specific [Evidence IEA];~go_function: GO:0008270 - zinc ion binding [Evidence IEA];~go_process: GO:0006355 - regulation of transcription, DNA-templated [Evidence IEA]) gives MPRIRRIKCDESPGQCNNCVSANWKCDGYDAYRLPQRRGLQDIGTRLGWTMTSDEHRCYSYFQYHSVTNLAGFFDSPLWQQLALQMSRADPAVFHAVNMFSAAHQESEMHDMQMSARSRVGSQQYYFSLHQSTRAIALLNQRRNSQDPQLRQTILLCCLLFVLFDVLVAQYDSAFTHLHGGLRILKELEIHGKLESEVAPSIIAAFRRLDIQASLYDTRFPILRLEDGTRSPLKLFEAPPGGFTSLSQVREKITVLFTAGIPLIAKSWSLNGPNMEANYESLYLSQRRLLASFADFDPYFKSFCVMKYHQLSEKEQLGADIVHLLYLGHTLTLKTVLIRGPVPKSLVPEFLALLQAHEDKIEKLRSVSGLVMDHVMIAHMYLVATQCPDMEIRIRAIRLLRSWPHYEGLHSSNVTALMALGALRRDFPNESQALSALQTTEAENEFLVDSLKSIKTAVGEPTIPLFRMSELPSRP, from the coding sequence ATGCCCAGAATCCGACGCATCAAGTGTGATGAATCGCCAGGCCAATGCAACAACTGCGTCTCTGCTAATTGGAAGTGCGATGGGTATGATGCGTACCGGTTGCCGCAGCGCCGCGGTCTACAGGACATAGGCACTCGACTTGGCTGGACGATGACGTCGGATGAACACCGTTGCTACTCCTATTTTCAATATCACTCCGTTACCAATCTGGCCGGGTTTTTCGATTCCCCGCTCTGGCAGCAGTTGGCCCTACAGATGTCTCGCGCTGATCCGGCTGTCTTTCATGCGGTGAATATGTTCAGTGCTGCCCACCAGGAGTCGGAGATGCATGACATGCAGATGTCTGCACGGTCCCGCGTTGGGAGCCAGCAGTATTatttctctcttcatcaGTCTACACGAGCCATAGCGCTCCTGAACCAGCGCCGAAACTCCCAGGACCCCCAGCTGCGCCAAACCATCCTCCTGTGCTGCCTGCTCTTTGTTCTCTTCGATGTGCTCGTGGCGCAATATGACAGTGCGTTTACGCATTTACACGGCGGTCTCCGTATTCTTAAAGAACTCGAGATTCATGGGAAGCTGGAGTCGGAGGTTGCGCCATCAATCATTGCTGCATTCCGCCGCCTGGATATACAGGCCTCGCTCTATGATACTCGATTTCCGATCCTACGCCTGGAGGATGGGACAAGATCCCCGCTCAAGTTATTCGAAGCGCCACCAGGCGGCTTTACTAGCCTCAGCCAGGTACGAGAGAAGATTACGGTTTTATTCACAGCCGGTATACCCTTGATTGCGAAGAGCTGGAGCCTGAACGGTCCCAACATGGAGGCCAACTATGAATCACTCTACCTAAGCCAACGGCGACTGCTAGCTAGTTTTGCTGATTTTGACCCATATTTCAAGTCTTTTTGCGTAATGAAATATCATCAGCTGAGTGAGAAGGAGCAACTGGGAGCAGATATCGTCCACTTGCTTTACCTTGGTCATACTCTCACACTCAAAACTGTGTTGATCCGTGGTCCAGTGCCGAAGTCTCTGGTTCCGGAATTCCTTGCGCTACTGCAGGCCCATGAAGACAAGATTGAGAAGCTCAGGTCTGTCTCTGGCCTGGTAATGGACCATGTCATGATCGCCCACATGTACCTTGTGGCCACACAGTGCCCAGATATGGAGATTCGAATACGCGCTATTCGTCTTCTGCGGTCATGGCCGCATTACGAGGGCCTGCACAGCTCCAATGTCACTGCTCTGATGGCATTGGGTGCACTCAGAAGGGACTTTCCCAATGAAAGCCAGGCCTTGTCAGCGTTGCAGACCACAGAAGCGGAGAATGAATTTCTCGTCGACTCCTTGAAATCTATCAAGACTGCTGTGGGAGAACCTACCATTCCGCTTTTTAGAATGTCTGAGCTGCCATCGCGCCCATGA